The nucleotide sequence CGCGCTCAAGTCGAGGCGCTGGTCGAGCGGGAGGCGCCGGAATACAGGGTCAGCAATTTCGGCAAGCGCGGCGAGGTGCTTTATCGCGGCGAGGGCGTACCTGGGCAACGCATCGTGCTGTGGCGAGTCTGGGAAGCGAATGGAGAATGTGGCTCCGTATTGCAGAGCGATGAGGAAGCTTTTGACTCACTCTGGCATCCCATTCCCACTCAGGAGGCCACGCCATGACCTTCCCCCCCAACGCCACCGCGCTGTACCGCGACAAGGCTGTCACCGTGTCCTGCTACACCCCGGAAGGGGTCCAGATCGAGAAGGACGGCGAGCTGCTGACCGTCATGGAGGCCGAGCTGACGCCACTGAGCGTTCCGGCCCCTCTTCCCAACCTTGCCGTACCGGTACGGCAGCCCCTCGCCATCCTGATCGCCAACAACGCGGGCGGCGTCGCCAAGACTTCGCTGGCCGTCGCCCTGGCACACCTGTTCGCCTCGTGGGGCCTACGTGTGGCCCTGCTTGATCTCGACCCGCAGGCGAACGCGACGACGTTCAGTGGGATTCTCCGTCCCATTGAAGCCGCCGAAACCTTTCACGCCCTCCTGACGCCTGACGCCGTACTGCCGGATTTCATTCGTGTGCATGGGTATGACCTGCTGCCTGCCAGCCCCGTGCTCCGCCAGACGGCCCGGGACATCGTGAAGGGCGACCGGCACAGCGCTCTGCTGACCCACATGCCCGCGTTGCGCGAACGTTACGACCTCATCCTGATGGACTGCGGTCCCAGCCTGGACGCCCTGGCGACGGCGGGTGGCCTCACTGCCGATTTCGTCATGACGCCGAGCAGCACGTCGGTCAAGGGCATTGACGGCTTTCAGGGCGCCGCAGGCTTCGTCGAGGAGCTGCGTCAACTCGGCAACCCCGACATTCGCACCTGCCTCTTCGTACCGACGCTGCACCGCAAGAACACGAAGGCCGAGCGGGAGGCTTACGCCGACATGGTGGCGGGGATTCCTGCCGAGCTGTTGGCGACCCCTATCCTGCGAGGTCAGAAGTGGGTGGACGCGGCGCGGGCCGGGCAACCCGTCACGGCGTTTGCCCCGAAGTCCACCGAGGCGCAGCAGGCCGAGCGGCTGGCCCGTGAGCTGCTGCGGGCCATCGGCTGGGATGACGAGGGCACGGCATGACTCGCCCGGACCGGTTGCAGCGCAGCATGGCGAGCGCCCTGGCAATGGCGACAGGGAACGCGGGCATCTTGGCCCCCCGGCCCCTTCCACTTTCGAGCATCAGGCCCGGCGAAGCCCAGCCCCGAACCTACTTTGATGAAGCGGCCCTGGAGCGACTGGCCGCAGACATCCGGCAACACGGCATCCTGCAACCGCTGCTGGTGCGCCCAGCCGGAGCGGGCTACGAACTGGTGGACGGCGAACGTCGCTGGCGGGCGGCGCAGCGGGCGGGTCTGACCGAGGCGCCTGCTCTGGTCCGTACCCTCACGCTGGAGCAGGCGCGGCTGGCGGCGCTGAGCACCGCGCTCAACCGCGAGGGGTTGACGCCCATCGAGCACGCCACCGCGAAATTGAGCCTCGCTGCCCTCGCCCTGGGCGTGGACGACCTCGACGCTGTGAAGCTCGAACTGGGCCGTCTTTCTCGCCCGACTGCCGACCCTGCCCGCCGTGAACAGGTGGACGCCGTGTTCGCCACGCTGGATGGCGAGAACCTGAAGTCGTTTGTGAAAACCAGCCTGCCGCTGCTGAGCTACCCGACAGAGTTGCAAGAGGCCATGCGCGGCGGCCTAGAAAAGACCAAGGCTCGGCTGATCAAGAACGCGCCAGAGGACGTGCGCCCACGCCTGCTGGACATGGCGATAGGTGGGGCCAGTCGCGCTGAACTGACCGAGGTCATCAGGGCGGCTCAGTCTCACGCGCAGCCCTCACAGGCCCAGCAGATCGGCAAGTTGCTCCTGTCTACCCGGGTGGACAAATTGAAGCCCGACGAGGCCGAAGCGCTGGCGACGTGGCTGGCGAGTGCGCCCAGGTTTGTGGCCTCTGCAGAGCCGTGAGTCTCCGTAGAGGCAATAAGGAGGCCTGCCCTGTGTAACCGACAGGGCAGGCCTCCTTATTGGGTTCACCATCTTCCTGACACCAT is from Deinococcus wulumuqiensis R12 and encodes:
- a CDS encoding ParA family protein; translated protein: MTFPPNATALYRDKAVTVSCYTPEGVQIEKDGELLTVMEAELTPLSVPAPLPNLAVPVRQPLAILIANNAGGVAKTSLAVALAHLFASWGLRVALLDLDPQANATTFSGILRPIEAAETFHALLTPDAVLPDFIRVHGYDLLPASPVLRQTARDIVKGDRHSALLTHMPALRERYDLILMDCGPSLDALATAGGLTADFVMTPSSTSVKGIDGFQGAAGFVEELRQLGNPDIRTCLFVPTLHRKNTKAEREAYADMVAGIPAELLATPILRGQKWVDAARAGQPVTAFAPKSTEAQQAERLARELLRAIGWDDEGTA
- a CDS encoding ParB/RepB/Spo0J family partition protein, with the translated sequence MTRPDRLQRSMASALAMATGNAGILAPRPLPLSSIRPGEAQPRTYFDEAALERLAADIRQHGILQPLLVRPAGAGYELVDGERRWRAAQRAGLTEAPALVRTLTLEQARLAALSTALNREGLTPIEHATAKLSLAALALGVDDLDAVKLELGRLSRPTADPARREQVDAVFATLDGENLKSFVKTSLPLLSYPTELQEAMRGGLEKTKARLIKNAPEDVRPRLLDMAIGGASRAELTEVIRAAQSHAQPSQAQQIGKLLLSTRVDKLKPDEAEALATWLASAPRFVASAEP